Proteins encoded in a region of the Rhodothermales bacterium genome:
- a CDS encoding DNA-directed RNA polymerase subunit alpha: MSTYAIQMPDGVQPEEVTGTYGVFVVQPLERGYGVTIGNALRRVLLSSLQGVAITAIKIDGVQHEFSTIPGVIEDVSDIILNLKGVRFKPLDTSDSNIHLMLKGPGEWTAGDLGKVTSAYEVLNPDFHIATLSDGAEVSVELRMGRGLGYVASDDNKQSDDPIGIIAIDSIFTPIRNVKYTVKPTRVGQRIDYERLIFEITTDGSIAPDEALHHAALIMRDHIALFLRIDEPSQPTVAEKEVDAEVQRIRELLLQSVDELDLSVRAHNCLKAANIKNIGDLVRRDEPEMLKFRNFGRKSLQELMQVLEERGLHFGMDVDKYLQD, encoded by the coding sequence ATGAGCACTTACGCGATTCAGATGCCGGATGGCGTTCAGCCGGAGGAAGTAACAGGAACCTACGGCGTTTTTGTCGTTCAGCCGCTGGAACGGGGGTATGGGGTGACGATAGGCAATGCGCTTCGTCGCGTGTTGCTGTCCTCGCTGCAGGGCGTGGCCATTACGGCGATCAAGATTGATGGCGTGCAGCACGAGTTCTCTACGATCCCCGGTGTGATCGAGGACGTTTCGGATATCATCTTGAACCTGAAAGGGGTTCGCTTCAAGCCGCTCGACACATCCGACAGCAACATTCACCTGATGCTGAAAGGACCCGGCGAATGGACGGCCGGCGATTTGGGCAAGGTCACCAGCGCCTATGAGGTGCTCAACCCCGATTTCCACATCGCCACGCTGTCCGACGGCGCTGAAGTATCCGTTGAATTGCGCATGGGGCGTGGCCTCGGCTACGTTGCATCGGATGACAACAAGCAGTCCGACGACCCCATCGGGATCATTGCGATCGACTCGATCTTCACGCCGATCCGGAATGTGAAATATACCGTGAAGCCGACCCGTGTGGGTCAGCGGATCGACTATGAGCGCCTGATCTTCGAAATCACGACCGATGGGTCGATCGCTCCGGATGAGGCGCTGCATCATGCCGCCCTTATCATGCGGGATCACATCGCGCTCTTCCTACGGATCGACGAGCCGTCCCAGCCGACGGTGGCCGAGAAGGAGGTCGACGCCGAAGTCCAGCGCATCCGCGAGTTGTTGCTTCAATCTGTTGACGAACTGGACCTTTCCGTCCGGGCGCACAACTGCTTGAAGGCAGCCAATATCAAGAACATCGGCGACCTCGTCCGCCGCGACGAACCCGAAATGCTGAAGTTTCGAAACTTCGGCCGTAAGTCTCTGCAGGAGTTGATGCAGGTGCTCGAAGAGCGCGGCCTTCACTTCGGCATGGATGTCGACAAATATCTCCAGGATTAA